A region of the Oceanispirochaeta sp. genome:
TTCTTCCAGAGGAATCAGTTTCATTTTTAAAGCAACATTCAATTCTTCGGCTATGACCAGATTATAATGACCAGAAAGGACAGCACTCTGAATTTCCTTCCAGCCCTTCAAGGCTGATTCTACATCTGCCGGCGAAGGGTTCTGTTTTATAAACCGTGGCTCTCCGTATTGACGGATCTCAAGAAGCTGATCCTTCTCCAGAATACTCTTCATCTTTTCCAGCATTTTGATTTCGCTGTAATCACCATTTTTGAGAAACTGTCCAATAAAAACTGAAAGGCCGGCTCCCAGGGCTCTCAGGGTCAACCCCAGAGAGGCGGTTGTCTTTCCTTTACCATTGCCTGTATAAACCTGAACATAACCTTTCATTCCGGTCCTTCCTTATGATGAATCAATATTTCCGGCTCCACCGGGCGGCGATACCATTGGGCAGAGAGTTCCCATTTTTAGAAGAAAGAATCAGATCCACTGTCTCAATCTCACTTCTGTTTCTTCCTATTGTTCCAGCCAGAGCCGAGGCAAGGTCAGCTTTGGAAATTTCCGGATCATGGCAGGACAGGAGAAAGAAGGAGGGCTCCGGGACGAGAACCTGACGGCATCGGTCCATCAGGGAAGGCAGATCTCTTTTCAGAATCCAGGTCACCCCGCCCTTGGCCCGGCCGAAGGCAGGAGGATCGAGGATCAAGCCGTCATAACGGTTTCCTCTGCGAATTTCCCTATCGAGAAATCGACTTATATCGTCAACAATAAAGCGGATAGAATCTTCCGGGAGACCCGACTTGCCCCTGTTTGTACGAGCCCAGTTGACTGCACTCTTTGAAGAATCAAGATGACAGATCTCCGAGTCAGCCCTTCCTTTGAGTGCCTGGGCACAGACAATCGTGGATGCTCCGGTATAGGCAAATCCGTTGAGGATTCTGAGTGGATTCTCTGTCTCAGAAATGAAAGCCCCCAACCAGTCCCAGTTGTTCTGCTGTTCCGGATAGACTCCGATCTGTCCATTTT
Encoded here:
- a CDS encoding cob(I)yrinic acid a,c-diamide adenosyltransferase, translating into MKGYVQVYTGNGKGKTTASLGLTLRALGAGLSVFIGQFLKNGDYSEIKMLEKMKSILEKDQLLEIRQYGEPRFIKQNPSPADVESALKGWKEIQSAVLSGHYNLVIAEELNVALKMKLIPLEEVLALIQAKPGDVELVLTGRYAPDSIIEAADLVSEVQEIKHYYQQGIQGRTGIEK
- a CDS encoding class I SAM-dependent methyltransferase gives rise to the protein MNENACQDNYEFLDCGHLKRLERVSGCTFLRQAPQADFPPSLKELWSSPDYEYRIESKGFSWNMTPREDEALPDFCSGSLVMEIRLSENGQIGVYPEQQNNWDWLGAFISETENPLRILNGFAYTGASTIVCAQALKGRADSEICHLDSSKSAVNWARTNRGKSGLPEDSIRFIVDDISRFLDREIRRGNRYDGLILDPPAFGRAKGGVTWILKRDLPSLMDRCRQVLVPEPSFFLLSCHDPEISKADLASALAGTIGRNRSEIETVDLILSSKNGNSLPNGIAARWSRKY